Proteins encoded in a region of the Paenibacillus sp. E222 genome:
- a CDS encoding FAD-dependent monooxygenase, producing MNQNTHLKTDVCIVGAGPGGALLSFLLKQQGISTILIERQPHLLKSFRGEVLNADGEHVLNKHGLYPSVTQRGVLPLEQIQYWENGQIIHTIFPGEQESHVGIHVPQDHLLEVIVSQSLKQGNEHVLFNTVMTGFLRNKADKIVGINVRNEGRPASIEAAVIVGADGRYSAVRRYGGLTPEIHKHGYDLLWARIPAPAGWEPAVRMASMDGQQLALFSQFGGYVQIGWNIPQGSFSKLREQPFAPFVQKLVTAFPCLADSVAEHIQTWSDFVLLSVESSFAKSWAQDNIVLLGDAAHTMTPTGAFGLNAALEDADVLAELLIDMAADQFTSTERLQELQARRGEKVKQQLARQLEMESSFQQRYESFQ from the coding sequence ATGAATCAAAATACACATTTAAAAACTGATGTTTGTATTGTGGGAGCTGGCCCTGGAGGGGCTCTACTCTCATTCCTGCTGAAACAGCAGGGAATATCCACCATTCTGATCGAGCGCCAGCCGCACCTGCTTAAGTCGTTTCGTGGTGAAGTGCTTAATGCAGATGGTGAACATGTATTGAACAAGCATGGGTTATACCCTTCTGTCACCCAGCGTGGTGTGTTGCCCCTGGAGCAAATTCAATATTGGGAGAATGGTCAGATTATTCATACCATTTTCCCTGGAGAGCAAGAATCCCATGTAGGCATTCATGTGCCGCAGGATCATCTGCTGGAAGTCATCGTGTCACAATCATTGAAACAGGGTAACGAACATGTGCTTTTCAATACCGTCATGACTGGATTTTTGCGGAATAAGGCAGACAAAATCGTTGGCATCAATGTTCGGAATGAAGGACGGCCTGCTTCCATTGAAGCAGCCGTTATTGTTGGTGCAGATGGCAGATATTCAGCTGTACGCAGATACGGGGGTCTGACCCCGGAAATCCATAAACATGGTTACGACCTGTTATGGGCTCGAATTCCTGCTCCAGCAGGCTGGGAGCCTGCTGTTCGGATGGCCAGTATGGATGGTCAGCAGTTGGCGTTATTCTCACAATTCGGAGGTTACGTACAGATTGGATGGAACATTCCGCAAGGGTCCTTCTCCAAGCTGCGTGAGCAGCCTTTTGCTCCCTTTGTACAGAAACTCGTGACGGCCTTCCCCTGTCTCGCTGATTCGGTAGCTGAACATATCCAAACCTGGAGTGATTTTGTTTTGTTATCCGTAGAGAGCAGTTTCGCCAAATCGTGGGCGCAGGACAACATAGTCTTGCTTGGGGATGCCGCTCACACGATGACTCCGACGGGCGCTTTTGGACTGAATGCAGCATTGGAAGATGCGGACGTGCTCGCTGAGCTGCTCATTGATATGGCCGCCGATCAATTCACTTCTACAGAACGACTGCAAGAGCTGCAGGCCAGACGTGGAGAAAAAGTGAAGCAGCAGTTGGCTAGGCAACTGGAGATGGAGTCTTCGTTCCAGCAGCGGTACGAATCTTTCCAATAA
- a CDS encoding aldo/keto reductase, whose translation MAEQRTRLGKTDLMVNPIGLGANAVGGHNIYPNMLNDEIGKDVVRTALKQGINFLDTAFIYGPEHSERLIGEVLKETGQRQDTIIATKAAHQFVDGNVVFDNSPAFLKTSVDEALKRLQTDYIDLFYIHFPDEHTPKDEAVGALKRLKDEGKIRAIGVSNFSIDQLREANQDGDVDVLQSEYNLFKREAEKELLPYTAEHNISFVPYFPLAAGLLGGKYNQDTTFQDGRAKNPLFTGEAFIQNLDKVEQLRSIAQSKNAEVAHLVLAWYLTQPSIDALIPGAKKPEQVINNLKTLDVELTAEEIAVIDQIFR comes from the coding sequence ATGGCAGAACAACGTACTCGTTTGGGCAAAACAGATCTGATGGTTAACCCGATTGGATTGGGGGCAAATGCAGTAGGAGGACATAATATCTATCCGAATATGCTGAATGATGAGATAGGCAAGGATGTCGTTCGTACGGCTTTGAAACAGGGCATTAACTTTTTGGATACTGCTTTCATCTATGGACCTGAGCATTCAGAACGGTTAATTGGTGAAGTGCTGAAAGAAACGGGTCAGCGCCAAGATACCATCATTGCAACGAAAGCAGCACATCAATTTGTGGATGGCAACGTCGTTTTTGATAACTCGCCTGCTTTCCTCAAAACCTCTGTAGATGAGGCTTTGAAACGTCTGCAGACCGATTATATCGACTTGTTTTATATACATTTCCCGGATGAACATACACCGAAGGATGAGGCTGTAGGTGCACTGAAACGTTTGAAGGACGAAGGTAAAATTCGTGCCATCGGAGTGTCCAACTTCTCCATTGATCAGCTGCGTGAGGCGAATCAGGATGGAGATGTGGATGTACTGCAGTCTGAATATAATCTGTTCAAAAGAGAAGCGGAGAAAGAATTACTGCCCTATACGGCAGAGCATAACATTTCTTTTGTACCTTACTTCCCTCTGGCAGCAGGTCTGCTGGGAGGCAAATATAATCAGGATACAACCTTCCAGGATGGACGGGCCAAGAACCCGTTATTCACGGGGGAAGCCTTTATTCAGAATCTGGACAAGGTGGAACAACTACGAAGCATTGCACAGTCCAAGAATGCGGAGGTGGCACATCTCGTTCTGGCCTGGTATCTGACACAGCCCTCCATTGATGCGCTCATTCCTGGTGCCAAGAAACCGGAGCAGGTCATCAACAATCTAAAAACACTGGATGTTGAGCTCACAGCCGAGGAAATTGCAGTCATTGATCAAATATTTCGTTAA
- a CDS encoding MarR family winged helix-turn-helix transcriptional regulator encodes MSPDTERNSQLANVDQLLEAFFRYKNKVLDQQQKNETNCKLNPTKSHILGMILREERCMAVDVARQLSLSSGATTIVLNQLESEGLIQRVRSEEDRRIVWLSLTEDGKQLAKTLINNRGRMTWELLQALTEEEQLQMFGMLKKIELKLLEKMKTLEQTHR; translated from the coding sequence ATGAGCCCGGATACGGAGCGAAACTCTCAATTGGCAAATGTGGATCAATTGTTGGAGGCCTTCTTCAGATATAAAAATAAAGTATTGGATCAGCAGCAAAAGAATGAAACAAACTGCAAATTGAATCCGACGAAAAGTCATATATTGGGTATGATTCTACGTGAAGAACGCTGTATGGCTGTGGATGTGGCCAGACAACTTAGTCTATCTTCAGGAGCAACCACAATTGTGCTGAATCAACTGGAAAGCGAAGGTCTTATTCAGCGGGTGCGCAGCGAAGAGGACCGAAGAATTGTATGGTTGTCCTTAACGGAAGATGGGAAGCAGCTTGCAAAAACGTTGATTAATAATCGCGGTCGGATGACGTGGGAACTTTTGCAGGCGCTTACGGAAGAGGAACAACTGCAGATGTTTGGCATGCTGAAGAAAATTGAGCTAAAACTGCTGGAGAAAATGAAAACGTTGGAACAAACGCATCGCTAA
- a CDS encoding NAD(P)H-dependent oxidoreductase, whose product MNIYIVFDSEGGHTRALAESIAAGAASVHGATVHLHSTEEADIYKLVEMDAIIWGCPGHFGSISSGLKKWIDKLGYLWAEGKLVDKVGAVFCTIATEHGGLESTLIHLLTPMLHQGMIITGLPGNFADNALYGSYYGVGVTCPVDSDDLLSEQGIALGKALGERVARITNRLIT is encoded by the coding sequence ATGAACATTTATATTGTTTTCGATAGTGAAGGCGGTCATACACGAGCACTTGCCGAGTCGATTGCTGCTGGCGCGGCCAGTGTGCATGGTGCTACCGTTCATTTGCATTCCACAGAAGAAGCCGACATCTATAAGCTGGTGGAAATGGACGCCATTATCTGGGGCTGCCCCGGACATTTTGGCTCCATCAGCTCCGGGTTGAAAAAATGGATCGACAAGCTGGGCTACCTCTGGGCAGAGGGCAAGCTTGTAGACAAAGTGGGTGCGGTGTTCTGTACCATCGCGACCGAGCATGGCGGACTGGAGTCAACGTTGATTCATTTGCTGACACCCATGCTCCATCAGGGCATGATTATTACCGGGCTGCCAGGGAACTTTGCAGATAATGCATTATATGGATCTTATTATGGTGTTGGGGTGACATGTCCGGTGGACAGTGATGATCTGCTCAGCGAACAGGGCATAGCACTGGGTAAAGCTCTGGGAGAACGCGTGGCTCGCATAACCAACCGACTAATCACATAG
- a CDS encoding Na+/H+ antiporter, with protein sequence MELFIAVLVLLVLIGLSNILNRFVPFIPVPLIQIVLGVAIALLPAGVHLPLNPELFFVLFIAPLLYNDGKRTPRHELWNLRAPILLLALGLVFVTVVVAGYAIHWLIPTIPLPAAFALAAILSPTDAVAVGAMAGRVHLPKSIHRLLEGEALMNDASGLVAFKFAIAATVTGVFSLAQASFSFILIAIGGLLIGALLSFLLIRLGVWIRRLGMEDVTIHMLLQILTPFVIYLVSEEVGVSGILAVVAGGIIHAIERDRTESVQLKMQVVSASTWSVILFILNGLVFVILGVQIPDVLSTIFENVSFDNLQVLGYVGLISVLLLVLRFVWIYLFWKGNENSGEALSSGKPRLKEITIITLSGVRGAVTLAGAFSIPYVLQDGSPFPERDLIIFLAAGVILFTLIAASVFLPILAKNEEKAEEGAPQTTERKAQGIMLNAAIRAVKSEMNDENKAAALAVVSDLSKYIRQAAGELTAGKRKDILKQETAINLIGTRAERKEIEKMMDENVIASEAAFKCNSWLDRKEMMLANRTNTQMMFSLSEIGRVFGHVFMNRSKKPDQPFMLENADLFRQVKMRTSEAAIKAIRAHMNDSNRIVALSVISRYERVIAKLRTWNQGKTEDPFDQEKLELQMVAIQEQRNTIQQLYENGEINRDVAAKLRRFINDVEATALKNT encoded by the coding sequence ATGGAACTATTTATCGCCGTGCTTGTTTTGCTGGTACTGATCGGTTTATCGAATATTTTGAACCGGTTTGTACCCTTTATCCCCGTTCCGTTGATTCAGATTGTTCTTGGTGTAGCCATTGCACTATTACCTGCGGGTGTACATCTGCCACTGAATCCGGAACTGTTTTTTGTGCTCTTTATCGCTCCGTTGCTGTACAACGACGGGAAGCGAACACCGAGGCACGAGCTGTGGAATCTAAGAGCGCCCATCCTTTTGCTGGCCCTGGGCCTTGTATTTGTCACGGTTGTCGTGGCAGGATATGCCATTCACTGGCTCATTCCAACCATTCCGCTTCCTGCGGCTTTTGCACTTGCGGCAATTCTGTCCCCGACAGACGCTGTGGCTGTAGGCGCTATGGCAGGTCGTGTGCATTTACCCAAGAGCATACATAGGCTTCTTGAGGGAGAAGCATTAATGAATGATGCATCCGGTCTGGTTGCATTCAAATTTGCGATTGCCGCCACGGTTACAGGGGTATTTTCCCTGGCTCAGGCGTCATTTAGTTTTATACTTATCGCGATTGGCGGGTTGCTGATTGGTGCCCTGTTATCGTTCCTGTTGATCCGACTGGGTGTCTGGATTCGGCGTCTGGGGATGGAAGATGTCACGATTCATATGTTACTGCAAATTTTAACGCCCTTCGTCATTTATTTGGTAAGTGAGGAGGTCGGTGTTTCGGGCATTCTTGCGGTCGTCGCCGGCGGGATCATTCATGCGATTGAGCGTGACCGGACCGAGTCTGTACAACTGAAGATGCAGGTGGTATCGGCCAGTACCTGGTCTGTCATTCTATTTATTTTGAACGGATTGGTCTTTGTCATTCTGGGGGTACAGATTCCGGATGTGCTGAGTACCATCTTCGAGAATGTCTCGTTTGATAACCTCCAAGTACTTGGCTATGTGGGCCTCATCTCAGTGTTGTTGTTGGTGCTTCGTTTTGTCTGGATCTATCTGTTCTGGAAAGGAAATGAAAATTCCGGTGAGGCGTTGTCGAGCGGGAAGCCCCGGCTGAAAGAAATCACGATCATTACTCTTTCGGGTGTGAGAGGGGCTGTAACACTGGCGGGGGCCTTCTCCATCCCTTATGTTCTCCAAGACGGGTCTCCATTTCCTGAAAGGGATCTGATTATATTCCTGGCGGCAGGTGTGATTCTGTTCACTCTGATTGCTGCGAGTGTGTTCCTTCCTATTCTTGCGAAGAACGAAGAAAAAGCGGAGGAAGGTGCACCGCAAACGACGGAACGAAAAGCACAGGGTATTATGCTGAATGCTGCCATTCGTGCAGTCAAGTCGGAAATGAATGATGAGAACAAAGCGGCTGCGCTTGCGGTTGTTTCCGACCTGTCGAAATATATCAGGCAGGCGGCTGGCGAGCTTACTGCCGGTAAGCGCAAGGACATTTTGAAACAGGAAACAGCAATTAATCTCATCGGTACGCGGGCTGAACGCAAGGAGATTGAGAAGATGATGGATGAAAATGTCATTGCTTCGGAAGCCGCCTTTAAATGTAACAGCTGGCTGGATCGTAAGGAAATGATGCTTGCGAACCGTACGAATACCCAGATGATGTTCTCGCTTAGTGAAATTGGACGCGTGTTTGGACATGTGTTTATGAATCGTTCAAAGAAACCGGATCAGCCATTTATGCTTGAGAATGCGGACCTGTTCCGTCAAGTGAAGATGCGTACCTCTGAAGCAGCGATCAAGGCCATTCGTGCTCATATGAATGATAGTAACCGGATCGTGGCTTTGTCGGTTATCTCCAGATATGAACGGGTTATTGCCAAATTACGCACCTGGAATCAGGGCAAAACCGAAGATCCATTTGATCAGGAAAAGCTGGAATTGCAAATGGTGGCGATTCAGGAGCAGCGCAATACGATACAGCAGCTATACGAAAATGGTGAAATCAACCGCGATGTGGCCGCCAAACTTCGTCGATTCATCAATGATGTGGAAGCCACTGCGCTGAAAAACACTTAA